Genomic DNA from Deltaproteobacteria bacterium:
ACTTTGGGTTGAGGTCTCTTGTAGCTGAGCGCAATAAGGAAACCGGCAATCAGAAGCGCTGCGGCAACATACACAGCAATTCCCTTAATCTGAGCGAATACCAGCGGCCCGACAATACCCGCAGCACCCCACGCGGTCAGCATGATCCCATAGACCTTGCCGATGTAGCCGGGTCCGAAGGAGTCTGCGGCAAATGCCGGCATGGTAGCAAAGCCGCCGCCGTAACAGGCCAGAAGATAGCACGCGACGACGGTGAAGATCAACTGATTGTCTATCTGGGGCAGCAGGACATAAAGAACGGCCTGGGTGATAAACATGATGATAAACACGTTCTTTCTCCCAATGGCATCGGATGTCCATGCCCATAAGAGACGTCCCAGACCATTAAAGATGGATGCGTAGGCAAGGATCGATCCTCCTGCCAGGGCGAGCGCCGCTCCCGTGAGCAAAGGATCGCTTTTCTTGATGACATCCTGGGCCATGGGGGAGAGCTGTGAGATCAGTCCGAGTCCGGCGGAAACGTTCAGGAAGAGCATTGTCCAGAGCATCCACCACTGAGGAGTCTTCACGGCTTCATCGAAGGTAAATGATTGCGCTGCCGAGACGCCTGTCGCTTTAGGAGTAAAACCTGCCGGGAGCCAGCCTTTGGGCGGATTCTTGAACAAGCCCCTCTTGTCGGGGAACCACCGGATCAGGGTGGCAATGGGGGTAATGTAGCCGAAACCGTTGCCAAGACCGGCGATAAAACCGAAACCAAGATACAGAAGCCAGATGCTTCCGATCTGATCGGCAAAGCCGGCAAGAAGCGTCCCGATACCGAACAGAATACCACCGATGGTGGCTACAAACTTGGGACCTTTTTTGTCCACCAGGGTTCCGCCGAAGGCGGCGGCGATACCGATCATGCCGATGCAGATCATGAACGTCACCTGGGTTTCCGTTTCTCCCCATCCATGGGCGGTCATGAAGGGTTTCTTAAAGACTGACCAAGCATACACCGTGCCCAGACAGAGCTGCATGACGATTGCAGCAATAGCAATCAACCATCTCTTACTTTCTAAATTTTCGCTACTCATAAATCAAAATTCCTCCATAAATTTATAGAAAGCCGGTAACTTTTCACAACTTTTCGATTTTTACGGCACAGGCCTTGTATTCCGCTGTCAGTGTGTCTGGATCAAATGCCGGATTGGTCAGCCAGTTTGCGCAACCCTCGCGGAAATGGAAGGCCATCCAGACCAATCCCTTTGGCACCTGCTGCGTAACCTTGGCCTTCACTACAACCTCACCACGCCGTGACTTCACCCGTATCTTTTCGCCGTTGTCGATCCCCATCACTTGCGCATCTTCAGGAGAAATATCGGCCGTCTCTTCAGGAAGGAGATCGTTTATCCCCGGACAGCGACCCGTCTGCGTCCGCGTGTGATACTGGTAGAGCCTGCGTCCCGTACTGAGAACGAAAGGATACTCATTATCGGGCACTTCTGCAGGCGGAATCCATTCGACAGGAACCAGCTTCCCCTTGCCCCTCGTAAAGCGACCATGCATATGCAGGATGGGCGTGCCGGGATGCTCTTCCGTCGGCGCAGGCCATTGAATTCCGTCTTTTTCCAGGCGGGAATATTTTATGCCGGCAAGAGCGGGGGCAAGAACGGAAACCTCGTTGTCCCAGATCTCCTTGCCGCTGTTGGACGACCACTCATGGCCCATCCGCTTTGCAATTTCTTTAAATATCCACCAGTTGGGTTTTGCCTGACCGGGCGGTTCACTGACTTTGCGAACCCGGTTCACCCGTCTTTCGCTGCTCGAGAAAGTCCCTTCGTCCTCGCACCAGGCGGCGGCTGGAAAGACCACATGGGCAAAACGCGTCGTCTCCGTCGGGAAAATATCATTGCTGACAATAAATTCCGCCGACTCAAGGCAGTGCTCAATATGTTTAATGTCCGGTTCCGTGTTGGCCAGATTTTCACCGAAGATATAAAACGCCTTGACTTTACCATCAAGCAGACCATCTATCATCTGGGGAATCATCAAACCGGGTTTCGCGGGCAGATTCTTCACGCCCCAGGCCGCTTCGAACTTGGCGCGGATCTTTTCATCGCCCACCGACTGGTAGCCCGGGAAGACAACGGGCAAAGCGCCCATGTCGCAGGCCCCCTGAACATTGTTCTGGCCCCGCAGCGGATTGACGCCGCCGCACTCGACGCCCATATTGCCCAAAAGCATCTGCAGGTTGGCGCAGGACATGACGTTGTTCTTACCGCAGGTATGTTCCGTAATGCCGAGGGTGTAGATAAGCATGGCGGGTTTCACCGACGCCAGTTTCCGGGCCAGGTCCCGAATGGCATCCGCGCTGACGCCAGATATCTCAGCCGCCTTTTCGGGCGGGTATTCCATGACCTTCTTTTTCAGTTCATCAAACCCTTCGCAACTTTCTTCAACGAACTTTTTATCATAGAGGTTTTCATTGATGAGGACATTCATGACGCCATTGAGGAAGGCAATGTCTGATCCTACCTTGATTTGCATGTGACGCTCGGCAAAATCAACAAGCGGCGTGCGCCGCGGATCGACGACGATAATCTGAGCACCCGCAAGCGCGGCATCCTTGACATATGTGGATGCGACGGGATGGGCTTCCGTCATATTCGTACCGATAAGCAGAAGCATTTTCGCTTTTGCAAATTCTGTAAAGGAGTTCGTCATAGCCCCGGAACCGAATGTGATCGCCAGACCGGCGACGGTAGGGGCGTGTCAGGTACGGGCGCAGTGATCTATGTTGTTTGTTCCGATCACCGCGCGAAAGAGTTTTTGCATCTGGTAAGAATCTTCGTTAATGCTGCGGGCGCAACTGACCCCGGCGATGGCGTCCGGACCATGTTTTGCGATGACCTCCTTGAACTTTGTAGCCACCAGGTCCAGGGCCTCGTCCCAGGAGGCTTCCCGGAAATTGCCGTTCTCTTTAATCAGGGGGGTCTTGAGCCTATCCTCCGAATAGATAAAATCATATGCAAATCGGCCTTTTACACACAGGCGCCCCTGGTTGGGCATAGCGTCTTCAACAGCCGTTACCTTGGCAATACGCCCATTCTTAACGTGGAGCCACTGCTGACACCCCACGCCGCAGTAAGGGCAGGTGGTACGAACTTTTTTTATCTCCCAGGGACGTCCCAGCCACTTTCCTTTCTTTGCGGTTAAAGCGCCTACGGGGCAAACCTCCAAACACTGGCCGCAAAAAACACAATCGCTCAAGTGGTAAGCGGTATCACCGCCGGTTACCACCTTACTTTTTGAACCACGATAACCAAGATCGATGGCCCTGTTCACGACAACTTCGTTACAGGCCTGAACACAGCGGCCACAAAGAATACACCGGCTGAAATCCCTAACGATGAAAGGATTTTCCGTCTCTGTCGGATAAAACTCTGAAGGAGCCGGAAACGGCGCCGCGGTAATGCCATACCGATAGACCAGATCCTGAAGACGGCAGTCGCCGTTAGATTCACAGTTCAGGCAGTTATGATTGCCGCTGGATACTAAAAGTTCCGTGATCAGCTTACGGGTCTTGTGGATCATTTCCGTATTCGTGCTGATCTCCATTCCGGGGGCAGCCGGTGTGGAACATGAAGCCATGAGCGTCCGCGCTCCCTTGACTTCCACCACGCAGATACGGCATGATCCGGTCGCCCGGACCCCTTTCAGATGGCAAAGAGTCGGTATGTCAACTCCATTGTCTTGGGCAACCTCAAGAATGGATTGCCCCGGCTGGAACTCGACAATCTTTCCATCCAGAGTAAGTGTAGTTTTGGACATGATTTCCTCCTTGATAATTATTTCTGACCTTTATCCTCAACGGATATCTTTGAGAAATTTTCTGACCGGTAATAATGGCTATTGCGGAAAATATGATACAGCAAGCTCATATATTTTACATGGCAGTCGCATACTAGTGACGCCGGACAAAACGTGCGGAGTGCGCGTGAACATTTGAATCCCGACATCCCCCGTCTAAACCCCTCGATGCTAAAACTTGGAGTTTTACATTTGTCAACTGTGAGATAATGTCTAAATATTTATATCGCAATTAACATATGTCAAACGCGGTACGCCTACAATTTTTTTGCCGGACAGTCAAGAAAAAAATAGCTATTTATGCAATAATATTAATAACTTATGTTAATATTAACATACATGCTGACTGAAAAGATGATGTAAATACCTATTTGCATGCAGGATTTAAAGAGTATGAGATGATTAAAGTGAGGGGGTAAGTCAATGAGATTAAAAACCAACGTTATAAAACATTTGACATGAAAATCGGAAATATCTTAAGCGTCCTATTTATTGGAAGGAGGTGTGGCTTCCGTTTTGTCCATAACCACCATTTCCTGAGCGGTCTTACATACAAGATCGCTTATTTCCCTGTCCAATTCATCAAACCTTTTTAGCAACGCCCTTGCTTCTACCGTCAAATGGAGAGCTCTTCCCGATGGATGGGGTTCAACAAGTTTCATGCCTAACCTCGCTTCTGAGGCCCGGAGTCTTCCCCACGCTGCCCGGTAGGACATGTTTAAGTGTTTGGCCGCCGCATGCAGGCTGTTATACGTATCCACTGCCCTGAGCAATTCCCTGCGCCCGCTTCCAAAGATGACTTTTCCGTCCTTTT
This window encodes:
- the fdhF gene encoding formate dehydrogenase subunit alpha produces the protein MSKTTLTLDGKIVEFQPGQSILEVAQDNGVDIPTLCHLKGVRATGSCRICVVEVKGARTLMASCSTPAAPGMEISTNTEMIHKTRKLITELLVSSGNHNCLNCESNGDCRLQDLVYRYGITAAPFPAPSEFYPTETENPFIVRDFSRCILCGRCVQACNEVVVNRAIDLGYRGSKSKVVTGGDTAYHLSDCVFCGQCLEVCPVGALTAKKGKWLGRPWEIKKVRTTCPYCGVGCQQWLHVKNGRIAKVTAVEDAMPNQGRLCVKGRFAYDFIYSEDRLKTPLIKENGNFREASWDEALDLVATKFKEVIAKHGPDAIAGVSCARSINEDSYQMQKLFRAVIGTNNIDHCARTUHAPTVAGLAITFGSGAMTNSFTEFAKAKMLLLIGTNMTEAHPVASTYVKDAALAGAQIIVVDPRRTPLVDFAERHMQIKVGSDIAFLNGVMNVLINENLYDKKFVEESCEGFDELKKKVMEYPPEKAAEISGVSADAIRDLARKLASVKPAMLIYTLGITEHTCGKNNVMSCANLQMLLGNMGVECGGVNPLRGQNNVQGACDMGALPVVFPGYQSVGDEKIRAKFEAAWGVKNLPAKPGLMIPQMIDGLLDGKVKAFYIFGENLANTEPDIKHIEHCLESAEFIVSNDIFPTETTRFAHVVFPAAAWCEDEGTFSSSERRVNRVRKVSEPPGQAKPNWWIFKEIAKRMGHEWSSNSGKEIWDNEVSVLAPALAGIKYSRLEKDGIQWPAPTEEHPGTPILHMHGRFTRGKGKLVPVEWIPPAEVPDNEYPFVLSTGRRLYQYHTRTQTGRCPGINDLLPEETADISPEDAQVMGIDNGEKIRVKSRRGEVVVKAKVTQQVPKGLVWMAFHFREGCANWLTNPAFDPDTLTAEYKACAVKIEKL
- a CDS encoding OFA family MFS transporter: MSSENLESKRWLIAIAAIVMQLCLGTVYAWSVFKKPFMTAHGWGETETQVTFMICIGMIGIAAAFGGTLVDKKGPKFVATIGGILFGIGTLLAGFADQIGSIWLLYLGFGFIAGLGNGFGYITPIATLIRWFPDKRGLFKNPPKGWLPAGFTPKATGVSAAQSFTFDEAVKTPQWWMLWTMLFLNVSAGLGLISQLSPMAQDVIKKSDPLLTGAALALAGGSILAYASIFNGLGRLLWAWTSDAIGRKNVFIIMFITQAVLYVLLPQIDNQLIFTVVACYLLACYGGGFATMPAFAADSFGPGYIGKVYGIMLTAWGAAGIVGPLVFAQIKGIAVYVAAALLIAGFLIALSYKRPQPKVAKA
- a CDS encoding LysR family transcriptional regulator, which translates into the protein MEIKYKVWFEKDGKVIFGSGRRELLRAVDTYNSLHAAAKHLNMSYRAAWGRLRASEARLGMKLVEPHPSGRALHLTVEARALLKRFDELDREISDLVCKTAQEMVVMDKTEATPPSNK